The genomic window ATCCGTCAGTGCGCCGTCGTCAATGACTGGCGCGATAGCCCTGTCAATGTATCCCATGATGTTGACCCTCCAACAGCGGCAGGCAACTCCGCTGCCGGGCCACCCGCCAACAGTGAGAGGACTGAAGCTCTGGCTGGGAGTGGGGCGCTTGGCGCTGTTCCCAAATCAAATGGAGAGACTTTGGCGATTTTCAAGCATTTGCATGGATCGCGCCAACCGAGGGGCAGGCATGCGTTTTTACTTGCGATTAAGCGGCGAGGGTCGCAATTCCAGCTTGTGGTTGTCTCACGTTACGCGTTCTGCTCGCGCAACTCGTTCACTAGCACACGGACATTTTCCGAATAGTCCACCGGTACGCTGACAAGGTGCACGCCGCCTCCCGCGAATGCCGCCTCAAGCACGGGCGCCAGATCGTTGGCACCTTCCACGCGGCTGCCCTTGATGCCGTAGGCATTGGCATAGGTGACGAAGTTGGGATTGTTGAAGGTGAGGCCGAAGTCCGCATAGCCGTCCACTGCCTGCTTCCAGCGGATCATGCCATAGGCGTTGTCTTGCAGGATCAGGACCACAAGGTTGAGCTTCAGGCGTGCCGCCGTTTCCACCTCCTGCGAGTTCATCATGAAGCCGCCGTCGCCGCACACCGCGAGCACGCGCCGCTGCGGATAGAGCAGGGCCGCCATCATGGCGGACGGTAAGCCCGCGCCCATGGTGGCCAGCGCATTATCGAGCAGCAGCGTGTTAGCGACGCGGGTCCGGTAATTGCGGGCGAACCAGATTTTGTACATGCCGTTGTCGAGGCAGACGATACCATCCTCCGGCATCACCTGACGCACGTCGTGCACGATGCGTTGCGGCGTCAGCGGGTAACGGCTTTCCTCGGCACGGTCGCCAATGTGAAAGAGGATTTCTTCGCGCAGCCCCAGCAATGCGCCGGCATTCGGCAGTTTGCCTTCGAGCCGGTCCGCCAGCAACGTCAGGCTGGGCCCAACATCACCCACAAGTTCGGCATTCGGGAAGAACACTTCTTCCACGGTCGCGGGCAGGTAGCCGACGTGCAGCACGCTCGGGCCTTTCGGCCCCATGAAGAAGGGCGGCTTTTCAACCGTATCGTGACCGATGGAGATAATCAGGTCGGCGCGATCGATCGCGCGGTGGACGTAGTCGCGCTCGGAGAGTGCGGCTGTGCCCATGTAAAGCCCCGATCCGCCGGACACCGCTCCCTTGCCCATCTGAGTGTTGAAGAACGGAATCTGCAGCCTTCGTACGAAATCCGACAACGCATCCGCCAAACGCGGACGGCTCGCGGCAGCTCCCAGCATGATGAGCGGCCGTTCGGCCTTGAGAATCAATTCGGCGGCCCGGTTCAGCGCCTCGGGCGGCGCGATGGGAGGATCAATCGGATGGGGCGGGACCGGTGTACCCGCTGCGACGATTTCGCTCGCGATGTCTTCCGGCAGTTCGAGCAGCACGGGTCCCGGCCGCTCCTGTTGTGCGATGCGGAACGCCTCGCGCACGATGGTCGGGATGCTGCTGGCGGAGACGATCTGCCGCGCCAATTTGGTTAGCGGTGTCATGGTCGAGACCATGTCCACGATCTGGAAACGCGCCTGCCTGCGGCTGAGGATGCCTTTCTGGCCCGTGATCATGATCATAGGCATGGCGCCGAGCAGGGCGTAGGCCGCTCCCGTGGTGAAATTCAGCGCTCCTGGTCCGAGCGTGGCAAGGCAGACCCCAGGCTTGCCGGTGAGCCGCCCGTGCGTCGCCGCCATGAAAGCCGCCGCCTGTTCGTGACGCGTCACCACCAGCTTGATGGTCGAACGCCGCAGCGCTTCGACAAAATCGAGGTTTTCTTCGCCCGGCACGCTGAAGATTTGTTTCACACCCTCGTTTTCCAGTGCGGATACAAGCAGTTCAGCGCCATTCATGACCATACTCCTTAAGCTGATCCAGCCCTCGAAGGCCTCAGTGCTGGACCGACTCTGCGCGTCTATCAGACAGCATAAGACACGCTGCCGACAAGCTGGCTCCTGCCTGACCTCATTCATGGATTTCTAGGGGAGGGCCGTGCGCGCAAAGCTCACATATCGGTCGAAGATGTTCAGGTTAGGGAATGACATGACGTGATTTTGATCGAAGGTAGAACCAATTGCTTGGCTCGTCGCTGTTCCGTCCCGGCGCAATTGGTCGTGCCAGCGAACATCGATATGACGCCCGCCGTTAGCCAAATACGTGGCCGCATCGAGCTGAAGTCTCATAAGCGGGAAAGTGTGTTTGGCCGTTTGAGTAAACTGCAGCCGCCGTCGTAACTTACCGCATCATGATGACAAGCAGACGCGATCGCGGAAGCTAGGGCTTGAATGCTATCCCACGAAGTAGTCCGGACGTGCGCCCCGCATTGATGAAGCGCGTTGATACCGAACTGAGGTAGGAAGTCTGAAAGCTAGCGGGTCACATCTTGCTTGCCAGCGTTGCTTCCATCATCGCCGCCATTGCCGAAGCCATTGTTACCGTTGCCGTTCGACGCCGCGACAGCCGTTGAATTCAACGAGGTGGACAGCAACAGCGTAATGGCGGGTGGAGTGACGACGGCAAACTTGCCACACGAGGCCAGGAATTTGCGGCGGTCCGCATCCCCTTGGTCGGGGGTGTTGTGATTCTCTGACATCGCACTCTCCATATCCGCAGCACGCTTGAGACAAGCAGCAACGGTAACAGCATACGCTCTCTCCCGCGATAACCCGAAGGAGTTACCTCGCGGCATGATTAAGCCTTAAGTCGTAGAAGGGGAGATCGATGCCCCTACAACCCATCGCAACGGTTCCCCGCTTTTTCTCTGAGCATACGCGAGAGAAAACTTACGCATCATGCTGATGCTTCGATCGCTGCTCTAACAATGGTGCAGCACTTTCCGTCAAATTCGCTCGTCAATTCATGGACATCCGAAATGTCCAATGTGCTGGGCGCAAATTATAGGCATGCACATTCATTGCGCTTGAACGTTGGGCCTTCTGATTTAGCCTCAACTCGTCAACTAGATGGGAAGTTTGTTAATCGAGCGATTAACGTCATTACTCCTTCCGATCTAACGACTTCTCCTGACTGCCAATGGCGGCGGCTGGATTGGATGAACGCAAGGCGCGGTGATCGGCACCGTGACCGGCGATGGAGGCTGCATGCTCGGAATTGACGACGCCGGGACCTCTTCCATCACGTATCGCGAGATCAAACGCCGGATCGTCGATCTGTATTATGAGGTTGGCGAAAGGCTCTCTGAAACGCGTCTCGCGGAAGATCTCGGCGTTGGCCGCTCGCCTGTGCGTACCGCGTTGCTGCGCCTGAAGTCCGAAGGATGGATTGATATCTCGCCGCAAAGCGGCACCTACATCAAAGCACTTACGCCGCACGAAATCCGGGAAGTCGCGGATTTGCGGGCACTTCTCGAAATGCGTGCGGCCAGCGTTGCCGCGATGCGGATTTCTGACGATGTCCTGCGCGAGTTGCGTGCAGAGTTCATCGAGCGTGAACGTGACGTCAACAATGGCGAGGCAGATGCGTTCATCGCGATGGACAATCGTCTGCATGCTGCAATCTACGACGTCACCGACAATTCGCTAATCCGCAACATCCTGCTCGATCTGCGCGACAAGGTGCAATGGATCCGGCGCGTGTGTGCCGTGTCCAACGAACGCGTGCAAGACGGATACAAAGAGCTGGAACGTATCCTCGCAGCACTTGAGCAACGTGATGAGGGGCAGGCCGCATCAGCCATGCGCGATCACGTCAAAAGTGCAGCAGCGTTCTGCGAGCAGCTCGAAGTCCAAAAGCTGCGACGTCAGCCGCGCGCCCGTTTCATTGTCGATCAGCTTCGATCGAGCATCGCACCGTTTGAGAACGAGACGCCACCCGCGGGTGCTTTTGGGAAGGACATCTGAACCATGCTGGCAACCGCAAACGCTACTCCTTTCGTGGTCGAGAAACCGCAGGCTTCGGCCGTGGTGACGCTAAGAGACGTCACCAAGATCTACGACACCGCCGCCGGCGGCACTGTCCATGCGCTCAGCAAGATCAATCTTGACATCCGTGCGGGCGAATTCGTGTCCGTGCTCGGCGCATCTGGATGCGGCAAGACCACGCTGCTTCGGATCATCGGCGGTCTTGAAGATGGCTATGGCGGTGAATTGAAGTTGCGCGGACGCTCTGGTGGAGGCTCGCATCAGGATGTCGGCATCGTGTTCCAGGATGCCAATCTCTTGCCCTGGCGCAGCATTCTTCAAAACGTCCTACTGCCGGCGCAGGTGCTTGAACTCGATAAGGATGCATCGCTGGCGCGAGCGCGCGAGTTACTTGAACTCGTCGGCCTGAAGGGATTCGAGGACAAGTATCCGTTCGAGCTGTCCGGCGGCATGCGGCAGCGCGTCTCGATCGCCAGATCTTTGATCCACGACCCATCGATTTTGCTGATGGATGAACCATTCGGGGCACTGGATGCGCTGACCCGCGAGATCATGAACGAAGAGGTTCTCAAAATCTGGGATCGGACCAAGAAGACGGTATTCATGATTACCCATTCGATCACAGAAGCCGTGTTCATGAGTGACCGCGTGGTGGTGATGTCGCCGCGCCCAGGACGCGTCATTGCCGAAGTGGATATTCCGTTGCCGCGTCCCCGCAAGCTCGAAATGCTGAGCGAGGAGCGGTTCGGCACGCTCACCAAAGATCTTCGGCGTCTCCTGGACATTCGCACGGTTTAACGCTCGGGATCGTGAGGTAGTTACAATGGCCATTGATGCATCCGCCGCCGCTGAAATCCCGGCGTCCCGCAAGCGACACCGATTGCGATGGAAGGCATTTTTCAGCTCGGATACGCTGGTATCGTTCCTCGGTTTCGTTCTGCTCGCATGTGTGTGGGAGCTCGCCGTCTATCTCTTCAAGATCCCTGACTTCATCCTGCCGGCGCCATCGGCGATTGCGCTGTCGCTGTATCGCGGCCTCGCGTCCGGCGTCTTTGTTTATAACTTCCTCGTCACCGCGTTCCAGACGCTGGTCGGGTTCGTCATTGCGGCTGTCATCGGCACTGCGATCGGAGCCGCCGTCGCGCAATTCAGCATCATCGAGCGTGTGGTTTATCCGTGGCTGGTCGCACTGCAGACGCTACCGAAGATCGCGCTGGCCCCGTTGATCATCATCTGGGCGGGGTACGGCATCTCTTCGAAGATCATCATCGTGGCACTGGCCGCAATCTTCCCTGTACTGGTGAACACCATCATGGGCCTGAAGTCCTGTGATCAGGGCAAGCTCGATCTCATGCGTTCGCTTGGCGCTGGGCGATGGGAGACTTTCCGGACGGTACGCTTGCCCAATGCGTTGCCCTTCATCTTCGCTGGGCTGAACGTCGCCATCGTGCTCGCGATCCTGGGCTCGATCGTCGGTGAGTTTGTCGGCTCCAAAGCAGGCTTGGGCAATCTGATCCTGGAAGCGAACTTCCAATTCGATGTGGCGCGCATTTTCGCCGTGCTGGTGATCCTCGGCGTATTCGGCGTCTTTCTCAGTCATCTCATGCGCATGGCGCAGCGCCACTTCCTGTTCTGGAACAAGGCACTGACCTGACACCTAGCGAAATTGCCGGACAATGAAAGGTAAGGACTACAATGCGTAGGATCTGTCTATCCCTGTGTTCACTGACGATGCTTTTCAGTCTCGGCCAACAGGCCGATGCC from Nitrobacteraceae bacterium AZCC 1564 includes these protein-coding regions:
- a CDS encoding acetolactate synthase-1/2/3 large subunit (product_source=KO:K01652; cath_funfam=3.40.50.1220,3.40.50.970; cog=COG0028; ko=KO:K01652; pfam=PF00205,PF02775,PF02776; superfamily=52467,52518), which gives rise to MNGAELLVSALENEGVKQIFSVPGEENLDFVEALRRSTIKLVVTRHEQAAAFMAATHGRLTGKPGVCLATLGPGALNFTTGAAYALLGAMPMIMITGQKGILSRRQARFQIVDMVSTMTPLTKLARQIVSASSIPTIVREAFRIAQQERPGPVLLELPEDIASEIVAAGTPVPPHPIDPPIAPPEALNRAAELILKAERPLIMLGAAASRPRLADALSDFVRRLQIPFFNTQMGKGAVSGGSGLYMGTAALSERDYVHRAIDRADLIISIGHDTVEKPPFFMGPKGPSVLHVGYLPATVEEVFFPNAELVGDVGPSLTLLADRLEGKLPNAGALLGLREEILFHIGDRAEESRYPLTPQRIVHDVRQVMPEDGIVCLDNGMYKIWFARNYRTRVANTLLLDNALATMGAGLPSAMMAALLYPQRRVLAVCGDGGFMMNSQEVETAARLKLNLVVLILQDNAYGMIRWKQAVDGYADFGLTFNNPNFVTYANAYGIKGSRVEGANDLAPVLEAAFAGGGVHLVSVPVDYSENVRVLVNELREQNA
- a CDS encoding hypothetical protein (product_source=Hypo-rule applied); protein product: MSENHNTPDQGDADRRKFLASCGKFAVVTPPAITLLLSTSLNSTAVAASNGNGNNGFGNGGDDGSNAGKQDVTR
- a CDS encoding DNA-binding GntR family transcriptional regulator (product_source=COG1802; cath_funfam=1.10.10.10,1.20.120.530; cog=COG1802; pfam=PF00392,PF07729; smart=SM00345,SM00895; superfamily=46785,48008), which translates into the protein MLGIDDAGTSSITYREIKRRIVDLYYEVGERLSETRLAEDLGVGRSPVRTALLRLKSEGWIDISPQSGTYIKALTPHEIREVADLRALLEMRAASVAAMRISDDVLRELRAEFIERERDVNNGEADAFIAMDNRLHAAIYDVTDNSLIRNILLDLRDKVQWIRRVCAVSNERVQDGYKELERILAALEQRDEGQAASAMRDHVKSAAAFCEQLEVQKLRRQPRARFIVDQLRSSIAPFENETPPAGAFGKDI
- a CDS encoding NitT/TauT family transport system ATP-binding protein (product_source=KO:K02049; cath_funfam=3.40.50.300; cog=COG1116; ko=KO:K02049; pfam=PF00005; smart=SM00382; superfamily=52540) encodes the protein MLATANATPFVVEKPQASAVVTLRDVTKIYDTAAGGTVHALSKINLDIRAGEFVSVLGASGCGKTTLLRIIGGLEDGYGGELKLRGRSGGGSHQDVGIVFQDANLLPWRSILQNVLLPAQVLELDKDASLARARELLELVGLKGFEDKYPFELSGGMRQRVSIARSLIHDPSILLMDEPFGALDALTREIMNEEVLKIWDRTKKTVFMITHSITEAVFMSDRVVVMSPRPGRVIAEVDIPLPRPRKLEMLSEERFGTLTKDLRRLLDIRTV
- a CDS encoding NitT/TauT family transport system permease protein (product_source=KO:K02050; cath_funfam=1.10.3720.10; cog=COG0600; ko=KO:K02050; pfam=PF00528; superfamily=161098; transmembrane_helix_parts=Inside_1_23,TMhelix_24_46,Outside_47_60,TMhelix_61_83,Inside_84_89,TMhelix_90_112,Outside_113_133,TMhelix_134_156,Inside_157_195,TMhelix_196_218,Outside_219_237,TMhelix_238_260,Inside_261_276), whose protein sequence is MAIDASAAAEIPASRKRHRLRWKAFFSSDTLVSFLGFVLLACVWELAVYLFKIPDFILPAPSAIALSLYRGLASGVFVYNFLVTAFQTLVGFVIAAVIGTAIGAAVAQFSIIERVVYPWLVALQTLPKIALAPLIIIWAGYGISSKIIIVALAAIFPVLVNTIMGLKSCDQGKLDLMRSLGAGRWETFRTVRLPNALPFIFAGLNVAIVLAILGSIVGEFVGSKAGLGNLILEANFQFDVARIFAVLVILGVFGVFLSHLMRMAQRHFLFWNKALT